The Ciconia boyciana chromosome 2, ASM3463844v1, whole genome shotgun sequence genome has a segment encoding these proteins:
- the TMEM196 gene encoding transmembrane protein 196, translated as MCTSSQIIGSLLVLSVLEIGLGVSSVAVGAVSFSLVLTEHKPQLGDSSPFLLCGICGILCAKKKSGLVMILFSACCICGLIGGILNFQFLRALTKKSSALYSLHLASMSLACIGIGGCTLSSWLTCRLASYEQRRMFSEREHSLHHSHEMAEKEMTDNLSNGGPHLIYNGSVY; from the exons ATGTGCACCAGCAGCCAGATCATCGGGAGCCTCCTGGTGCTCTCCGTGCTGGAGATAGGGTTAGGGGTGTCCAGCGTGGCCGTGGGGGCGGTCAGTTTCAGCCTGGTCCTCACAGAGCATAAACCTCAGCTGGGAGACTCTTCTCCG tttCTGCTTTGTGGCATATGTGGAATATTGTGcgccaaaaaaaaatctggacttGTT ATGATacttttttctgcctgttgcaTCTGTGGACTGATTGGAGGAATCTTAAATTTTCAATTTCTTCGTGCTCTGACAAAGAAGTCGTCTGCTCTCTATTCTTTGCATCTTGCCTCCATGTCTCTTGCATGCATTGGAATTGGTGGTTGCACCCTTTCTTCATGGCTCACTTGTCGGCTAGCCAGCTATGAACAAAGGCGAATGTTCTCCGAAAGAGAACATTCATTGCATCACTCCCatgaaatggcagaaaaa GAAATGACAGACAACCTAAGCAATGGTGGCCCACATCTGATTTATAATGGAAGTGTGTattaa